A single window of Syntrophotalea acetylenica DNA harbors:
- a CDS encoding 2-oxoacid:ferredoxin oxidoreductase subunit beta: MAFDYDKYLRPGKLPHIWCPGCGHGIILKGLLRAIDACGLDKDNTAIVSGIGCASRLPGYVDFNTLHTAHGRAAAFATGIKMAKPEMNVLVVGGDGDGVAIGGNHFIHACRRNIDMTYILCNNFIYGMTGGQFSPCTPTGDRASTTPYGNPDPVFDIGKLAIGAGASFVARTTSFHATQIDKLIAEGIRHKGMAVIEVLDDCPTTYGRRNKFRSVVDMMKRFKELAVPVAKAASMSKEELEGKIVTGILHQEQRPEYCEQYAEVVKRAQKS; this comes from the coding sequence ATGGCATTCGATTACGACAAATATCTGCGCCCCGGCAAACTGCCACATATCTGGTGTCCGGGCTGCGGACACGGCATCATACTCAAAGGGTTGCTGCGGGCCATCGACGCCTGCGGGCTGGACAAGGACAATACGGCCATCGTATCCGGCATCGGCTGTGCCAGCCGGCTGCCCGGCTATGTCGACTTCAACACATTGCACACCGCCCACGGCCGCGCCGCAGCCTTTGCCACCGGCATCAAAATGGCCAAACCGGAAATGAACGTACTGGTGGTTGGCGGCGACGGCGACGGCGTCGCTATCGGCGGCAATCATTTCATTCACGCCTGCCGCCGCAATATCGACATGACCTATATCCTCTGCAACAACTTCATCTACGGCATGACCGGCGGCCAGTTCTCGCCCTGCACACCTACCGGCGACCGTGCATCAACCACCCCTTACGGCAACCCCGACCCGGTATTCGATATCGGCAAACTGGCGATCGGCGCGGGAGCATCCTTTGTGGCCCGCACCACGTCGTTTCACGCCACGCAAATCGACAAGCTGATCGCCGAGGGCATTCGTCACAAGGGGATGGCCGTCATCGAGGTCCTCGATGACTGTCCGACCACTTACGGGCGCCGCAACAAATTCCGCTCGGTGGTTGACATGATGAAGCGCTTCAAGGAACTGGCAGTGCCCGTGGCCAAAGCCGCCAGCATGTCCAAAGAGGAACTGGAGGGTAAGATCGTCACCGGCATCCTGCATCAGGAACAACGCCCGGAATACTGCGAACAGTACGCCGAAGTCGTAAAGCGCGCGCAAAAATCCTGA
- a CDS encoding TorF family putative porin has product MKRWSVSLLVAAVVSVALAVSAGAAVIEVEGDVYVGVFDKYLWRGHNLSGSMPVIQAGADLSSHGWTLGYWSNWQIKSDAGEGYKSGEVTETDIILSYAQDFGELLSVTVGNIWYQLDGIEDTNELFVNATINTLLSPTLGMYWDWDACEEEGLFFTFDISHSFELMKDLTMNLGALVSYNLHSDYAVSFVRDYSGFHNYELSVGLDYALTDQLTLSPSFSYSSGISDAAKNNIDTQTLAGINITYTF; this is encoded by the coding sequence ATGAAAAGATGGAGCGTTTCTTTGCTGGTTGCGGCTGTGGTTTCCGTTGCCCTGGCGGTTTCGGCCGGCGCCGCAGTGATTGAAGTGGAAGGCGATGTTTATGTCGGTGTGTTTGACAAGTACTTGTGGCGTGGGCACAATCTGAGTGGCAGCATGCCTGTGATCCAGGCCGGAGCCGATCTCTCGAGTCATGGCTGGACGCTGGGTTACTGGAGCAACTGGCAGATCAAAAGCGATGCCGGTGAAGGCTATAAATCCGGCGAAGTGACCGAAACCGATATCATCCTGAGTTATGCCCAGGATTTCGGCGAGTTGCTTTCCGTGACGGTCGGAAATATCTGGTACCAGCTCGATGGCATCGAAGACACCAATGAACTGTTCGTCAATGCCACCATCAACACCCTGCTGTCGCCCACCCTCGGCATGTACTGGGATTGGGATGCCTGTGAAGAAGAAGGGTTGTTCTTCACTTTCGATATCAGTCACTCCTTTGAACTGATGAAAGATCTCACCATGAACCTGGGCGCGCTGGTAAGTTACAATCTGCACAGCGACTATGCGGTGAGTTTCGTTCGCGATTACTCCGGTTTTCACAACTATGAACTGAGCGTCGGTCTCGATTACGCGCTGACCGATCAACTGACGCTAAGCCCCTCTTTCTCCTACTCCTCCGGAATCAGCGACGCTGCCAAAAACAACATCGATACGCAAACCCTGGCCGGTATTAACATCACCTATACCTTCTGA
- a CDS encoding ammonium transporter, which translates to MKIRANILVAGLLLALPALGWAEDAPLTADAVQNNLNFVWTMIAGFMVFIMQAGFAMVEVGFTRAKNACNILMKNLMDFSVGAIAFWTVGFGLMFGATNGFFGTTDFFFSGASGDGEAWNYAFWLFQVVFAATAATIISGAVAERTKFSAYLAYSALVSAFVYPVFGSWAWGSLYNGGGWLEGLGFIDFAGSTVVHSMGGWLALAGAIVVGPRLGKYDKSGRVKPIPGHNIPLAALGVFILWFGWYGFNPGSTTTGDTSIALIAVTTTLAAAAGATMAMLATWLKYGKSDIGMTMNGALAGLVGITAGCANVTPLSAVIIGAIAGVLVLFSVLFFDRIKVDDPVGAVSVHGVCGAWGTLAAGLFDSAGFSLKTVAVQLTGIGACFLWAFGIGLIMFKLIDLVIGMRVSREEEMAGLDYTEHGASAYPDFQTVRLGTVFAPGQENVNGSKQ; encoded by the coding sequence ATGAAGATTCGGGCAAATATACTGGTCGCCGGTCTGCTGCTGGCGTTGCCGGCCCTGGGGTGGGCCGAAGATGCACCCCTTACCGCCGATGCGGTACAGAATAACCTTAATTTCGTCTGGACCATGATTGCCGGTTTCATGGTTTTCATCATGCAGGCCGGTTTTGCCATGGTGGAGGTTGGTTTTACCCGCGCCAAAAACGCCTGTAACATTCTGATGAAAAATCTGATGGATTTTTCTGTGGGCGCTATCGCCTTCTGGACGGTGGGGTTCGGCCTGATGTTTGGCGCCACCAATGGTTTCTTCGGCACCACCGACTTTTTCTTCAGTGGTGCCAGCGGTGATGGCGAAGCCTGGAACTATGCTTTCTGGCTGTTCCAGGTCGTTTTCGCCGCCACCGCCGCTACCATTATCTCCGGTGCCGTTGCCGAGCGTACCAAGTTCAGCGCCTACCTGGCCTACTCCGCCCTGGTGTCGGCGTTTGTCTACCCCGTTTTCGGTTCCTGGGCCTGGGGCAGTCTCTACAACGGCGGCGGCTGGCTGGAAGGTCTTGGTTTTATCGATTTCGCCGGGTCGACGGTGGTTCACTCCATGGGCGGCTGGTTGGCTCTGGCCGGGGCCATTGTTGTCGGACCGCGTCTCGGCAAGTACGACAAATCCGGAAGGGTCAAGCCGATCCCCGGGCACAATATCCCTCTGGCAGCCTTGGGCGTGTTTATTCTGTGGTTCGGCTGGTATGGCTTCAATCCAGGCTCCACCACCACCGGTGACACTTCCATCGCCCTTATCGCCGTAACCACAACTCTCGCCGCCGCTGCCGGTGCCACGATGGCCATGCTGGCCACCTGGCTCAAGTATGGCAAGAGCGATATCGGCATGACCATGAACGGCGCCCTGGCCGGTCTGGTCGGCATCACCGCCGGCTGTGCCAATGTCACGCCGCTGTCGGCTGTCATTATCGGTGCCATTGCCGGGGTGCTGGTACTGTTCTCGGTTCTGTTTTTCGACAGAATCAAGGTCGACGATCCCGTCGGTGCGGTTTCCGTGCATGGCGTGTGCGGCGCCTGGGGCACTCTCGCGGCCGGTTTGTTCGACAGTGCCGGATTTTCTCTGAAGACCGTCGCCGTACAGTTGACCGGCATCGGCGCATGCTTTCTGTGGGCCTTCGGCATCGGCCTGATCATGTTCAAACTTATCGATCTGGTCATCGGCATGCGGGTTTCAAGGGAAGAGGAAATGGCCGGCCTCGATTATACCGAACACGGCGCCTCGGCCTATCCCGACTTCCAGACGGTGCGCCTGGGCACGGTGTTCGCCCCCGGTCAGGAAAACGTGAACGGTTCCAAACAATGA
- a CDS encoding winged helix-turn-helix transcriptional regulator encodes MLLCLARNPGMVLREVALKVGITERATQKIIKDLVDSQVLERYRVGRCNSYRINLDLPLRHPLEQQHTVGQLLSMMLSAEEMGRARSRGKAKT; translated from the coding sequence GTGCTTTTGTGTCTGGCGAGGAATCCGGGCATGGTGTTAAGGGAAGTTGCGTTGAAGGTTGGCATTACCGAGCGGGCCACACAGAAAATCATCAAGGACCTGGTTGACAGTCAGGTCCTTGAACGATACCGGGTGGGGCGCTGTAACAGCTATCGCATCAATCTCGATCTGCCTTTGCGTCATCCATTGGAGCAGCAGCACACTGTCGGCCAATTGCTGTCCATGATGCTTTCGGCCGAGGAGATGGGCCGGGCCCGTTCCAGGGGCAAGGCCAAAACCTGA
- a CDS encoding 2-oxoacid:acceptor oxidoreductase family protein produces the protein MSTRYEIRFSGAGGQGLITAGIILAEAASIVEDQHAVQSQSYGPEARGGASKSEVIISDGPIDYPKATMVDACLALTQEAADRYADTIKPGGLLLLDADFVKNPPAGDFKIYRFPIINTAKTDIGRAIVANVVALGAMVALTGIVKRESGEEAVLRRVPEAFMDLNKRAYNAGYDKVKALLDD, from the coding sequence ATGTCCACACGCTATGAAATACGCTTTTCCGGTGCCGGCGGACAGGGGCTTATCACCGCGGGGATCATCCTTGCCGAAGCTGCTTCCATCGTCGAGGACCAGCATGCCGTGCAATCCCAGAGCTACGGTCCGGAAGCCCGCGGCGGCGCCTCCAAATCCGAAGTCATCATTTCCGACGGCCCTATCGACTACCCCAAGGCAACCATGGTGGATGCCTGTCTGGCCCTGACCCAGGAAGCGGCAGACCGATATGCCGACACCATCAAGCCCGGAGGCTTGCTGCTGCTCGATGCCGACTTCGTCAAAAATCCGCCGGCGGGCGATTTCAAGATTTACCGTTTCCCTATCATCAATACGGCGAAAACCGACATTGGCCGCGCTATCGTCGCCAATGTCGTCGCCCTCGGCGCCATGGTCGCCCTGACCGGCATCGTCAAGCGCGAGTCGGGAGAAGAAGCGGTGCTGCGCCGGGTTCCCGAAGCTTTTATGGATCTCAACAAAAGAGCTTACAACGCCGGTTATGACAAGGTCAAAGCCCTGCTTGACGACTGA
- the purE gene encoding 5-(carboxyamino)imidazole ribonucleotide mutase → MSPKVLIVMGSDSDCPVLEETAKILEQFAIPFEMRIASAHRSPRKTADLVEAAAGRGIQVIIAAAGLAAHLPGVVAAGTILPVIGVPMGGGPLNGVDALYAIVQMPAGIPVATTAIGRTGARNAALLAAQILALSDPTLSEKLLAFRERMACEIEEKDQKLQRRDK, encoded by the coding sequence ATGAGCCCCAAAGTACTGATCGTCATGGGCAGCGATTCAGACTGCCCGGTACTCGAAGAAACCGCCAAAATCCTCGAACAATTCGCCATTCCCTTTGAAATGCGCATCGCCTCGGCGCACCGTTCACCGCGCAAAACCGCTGATCTTGTCGAAGCGGCCGCCGGTCGCGGCATCCAGGTCATCATCGCGGCCGCCGGCCTGGCCGCCCACCTGCCCGGAGTCGTGGCGGCCGGCACCATCCTGCCGGTCATTGGCGTCCCCATGGGCGGCGGGCCGCTGAACGGCGTCGACGCGTTATATGCCATTGTCCAGATGCCCGCGGGCATCCCCGTTGCCACCACGGCCATCGGCAGGACCGGGGCCCGCAATGCCGCCCTGCTTGCAGCACAGATCCTTGCCTTGAGCGATCCGACCCTGTCAGAAAAATTGCTGGCATTCCGGGAGCGGATGGCCTGCGAGATCGAAGAAAAGGACCAAAAACTCCAGCGGCGCGACAAATAA
- a CDS encoding P-II family nitrogen regulator: MKKIECIIKPFKLEDVKEALADIGISGMTVSEVRGFGRQKGHTELYRGAEYQIDFIPKIKVELVIPADRVGEVVNIVRDAAQTGTIGDGKIFVYDIEQVVRIRTGETGSEAL; the protein is encoded by the coding sequence ATGAAAAAGATTGAATGCATCATCAAGCCTTTTAAGCTGGAAGACGTCAAAGAGGCCCTGGCCGACATAGGCATCAGCGGCATGACGGTCAGCGAGGTTCGCGGCTTCGGACGGCAGAAGGGACATACCGAACTTTACCGTGGCGCCGAATACCAGATCGACTTTATTCCCAAAATCAAGGTGGAACTGGTGATCCCGGCGGATCGTGTCGGAGAGGTGGTGAACATTGTCAGGGATGCCGCCCAGACCGGAACGATCGGTGACGGCAAGATTTTCGTCTACGATATCGAACAGGTGGTTCGCATCCGTACCGGAGAAACCGGATCGGAAGCCCTTTAA
- a CDS encoding 2-oxoacid:acceptor oxidoreductase subunit alpha, whose translation MAKKIALLQGNEACAYGALYAGCNFFGGYPITPSTEVAEVMSRELPRNGGKFIQMEDEIGAMASVLGAALTGAKALTASSGPGISLKQELIGYGCIAEIPCVIVNVMRGGPSTGMPTGPSQSDIMQARWGTHGDHAAIAVAPASCQEIFAETVRAFNLAETYRMPVQVLLDEINGHMRERIELPEPGDLEVINRQTPSVPPDQYLPYDPDFGDVPPLAAFGSGYRFHVTGLNKAADGFPTTKAKLVDAEERRQIRKVEANRDKIEKNEEYLVEDADIIVVAIGTISRSARNAVNQLREQGMKVGLFRPITLWPFPERRIAELAVRCKTLIVPEMNLGQMILEVERVIRGACALYGIGRVDGEPITPSQIIEKIKEVC comes from the coding sequence GTGGCTAAAAAAATTGCTTTATTGCAAGGGAACGAAGCCTGCGCTTACGGTGCCCTCTATGCCGGCTGCAACTTTTTCGGCGGCTATCCCATCACCCCTTCAACGGAAGTGGCCGAGGTGATGTCCAGGGAATTGCCCAGAAACGGCGGCAAGTTCATACAGATGGAAGATGAAATCGGCGCCATGGCATCCGTGCTGGGGGCGGCGTTGACCGGCGCCAAGGCGCTCACTGCCAGCTCCGGTCCCGGCATCTCTCTGAAACAGGAACTTATCGGCTACGGATGCATCGCCGAGATCCCCTGCGTGATCGTCAACGTCATGCGCGGCGGGCCATCGACGGGAATGCCGACCGGGCCCAGTCAGTCGGATATCATGCAGGCCCGCTGGGGCACCCACGGCGACCACGCGGCGATTGCCGTGGCGCCGGCTTCCTGCCAGGAAATCTTCGCCGAGACGGTACGCGCCTTCAACCTTGCCGAAACCTACCGCATGCCGGTCCAGGTGCTGCTGGACGAAATCAACGGCCACATGCGCGAACGCATCGAACTGCCGGAGCCCGGCGACCTGGAAGTGATCAACCGTCAGACGCCCTCGGTGCCGCCGGACCAGTATCTGCCCTACGACCCGGATTTCGGCGACGTACCGCCGCTGGCCGCCTTCGGCTCGGGTTACCGTTTTCATGTCACCGGCCTGAACAAGGCGGCTGACGGTTTCCCCACCACCAAGGCCAAACTGGTCGATGCCGAGGAACGCCGCCAGATCCGCAAGGTGGAAGCCAACCGGGACAAGATCGAAAAGAATGAAGAATATCTGGTGGAGGATGCCGATATCATCGTCGTCGCCATCGGCACCATCAGCCGTTCGGCACGCAACGCCGTCAACCAACTGCGCGAGCAGGGCATGAAAGTCGGCCTGTTCCGCCCCATCACCCTGTGGCCCTTCCCCGAACGTCGCATTGCCGAACTCGCCGTCCGCTGCAAAACCCTCATCGTCCCGGAAATGAACCTGGGACAGATGATCCTGGAGGTCGAGCGCGTCATCCGGGGCGCCTGCGCCCTGTATGGCATAGGCCGGGTGGACGGGGAGCCGATCACTCCCTCCCAGATCATTGAAAAAATCAAGGAGGTCTGCTAG
- a CDS encoding Lon protease family protein, translated as MEQFRLSPQELLWKCDPAQFEFSSTGEISCPEETIGQDRALTAIEFGLGIDSNGFNIFVLGESGTGRSSTIKRVLEQRSKAEPVPDDWCYVHDFIGGDKPGCIRLPAGLGKAFRDDMDTLISHLVEAIPKLFESKEYEQAKNSITQESQERNKKLVQDLEAKVNAEGFLLQRTVGGLVLVPTREGEPLSQQEYGELDESERQKLEVTGSKLQDLLNDTLRQVVELEKRLRLTLSEMEKNFLNSALQHLFEELEEKYREHAKVLEHFANCRQDLLNRADEFRPSQGPQVALGNMRVGRQEPSFDQYRVNLFVDNSTLEGAPVVYEPNPTYFNLFGRIEHIIQMGNATTNFTMIKSGALHRANGGYLIVDCREVLINLFSYEALKRCLRNREIKIEDMTEQYRLIATVTLKPEPLPLKCKIIMIGLPMFYYLLYQLDPDFRKYFKVKSDFNSMMKNTWQSVQHFAQFIATQCRKEDLLHFSPGGVASVVEYAARLVEDKNRLSCSFMDLSDLLREASFYARRHSADTVQRQHVELAVESKEYRSNKLEQLVQEFIEDGRILVDTDGEVTGQLNGLSVYLMGDYSFGKPSRITVRTFMGKGGLVNIEREVKLSGPIYDKGMLILSGFLGDRYAQDKPLSLSASICFEQSYSGVEGDSASAAELYGLLSSLANVPIRQGIAVTGSINQRGQIQPIGGVNEKIEGFYAVCKAQGITGQQGVLIPARNIQNLMLKKEVVEAVEAGNFHVWAVDHIDDGLEILTGIPAGQRQEDGSWPDGTMNFMVNERLLQMVETLRSFGKNEEKNDKN; from the coding sequence ATGGAACAATTCAGGTTATCACCGCAGGAACTTCTCTGGAAATGCGATCCCGCCCAGTTTGAGTTCTCCAGCACCGGCGAAATCAGCTGCCCGGAGGAGACGATCGGCCAGGACAGGGCCTTGACCGCCATTGAGTTCGGATTGGGTATTGATTCCAACGGTTTCAATATTTTTGTTCTCGGCGAGTCGGGAACCGGACGTTCCTCGACCATCAAGCGGGTGCTGGAGCAGCGTTCCAAAGCGGAGCCGGTCCCTGACGACTGGTGCTATGTCCACGATTTCATAGGTGGCGACAAGCCCGGCTGTATCCGGTTGCCTGCTGGGCTTGGCAAGGCTTTCCGGGATGATATGGATACCCTGATCAGCCACCTGGTGGAGGCCATTCCGAAGCTTTTTGAAAGCAAGGAATATGAACAGGCCAAAAATTCCATCACCCAGGAGTCGCAGGAAAGAAACAAGAAACTTGTTCAGGATCTTGAAGCGAAAGTCAATGCCGAAGGTTTTCTGCTGCAGCGTACCGTGGGTGGACTGGTATTGGTCCCGACCCGCGAAGGGGAGCCTCTGTCGCAGCAGGAATACGGTGAACTCGATGAGAGCGAACGGCAGAAGCTCGAGGTAACGGGCAGCAAGTTGCAGGATCTTCTCAACGATACGCTGCGCCAGGTGGTTGAACTGGAGAAACGGCTGAGGCTGACTCTGAGCGAAATGGAAAAGAATTTCCTGAACTCCGCGCTGCAGCACCTGTTTGAAGAGCTGGAAGAAAAGTACCGCGAACATGCCAAGGTTCTGGAGCATTTCGCCAACTGCCGCCAGGATCTTCTCAATCGCGCCGATGAGTTCCGGCCGTCGCAGGGACCTCAGGTGGCTCTTGGCAACATGCGTGTCGGGCGCCAGGAGCCATCCTTTGATCAGTATCGGGTCAATCTGTTCGTCGACAACAGTACCCTGGAGGGGGCACCGGTTGTTTACGAACCCAATCCCACCTATTTCAATCTCTTCGGGCGGATCGAGCATATCATTCAGATGGGCAATGCCACGACCAACTTTACCATGATCAAATCCGGGGCTCTGCACCGGGCCAATGGCGGCTACCTGATTGTCGACTGCCGGGAGGTGCTGATCAACCTGTTTTCCTACGAAGCCCTCAAGCGCTGCCTGCGCAACAGAGAGATCAAGATCGAAGACATGACCGAGCAGTACCGGTTGATCGCCACGGTGACGCTGAAGCCGGAACCGCTTCCGCTGAAGTGCAAAATCATCATGATCGGCCTGCCCATGTTCTATTACCTGCTGTATCAGCTTGATCCGGATTTCCGCAAGTATTTCAAGGTTAAATCCGATTTCAATAGCATGATGAAAAACACCTGGCAAAGTGTGCAGCATTTTGCCCAGTTCATCGCTACCCAGTGCCGCAAGGAAGACCTGCTGCATTTCTCCCCCGGCGGCGTCGCCAGTGTGGTGGAATACGCCGCTCGCCTGGTCGAGGACAAAAACCGGCTGTCCTGCAGTTTCATGGACCTTTCCGATCTGCTCCGGGAAGCGTCCTTTTATGCCCGGCGGCACAGTGCCGATACGGTGCAGCGGCAACACGTCGAACTGGCGGTGGAGTCCAAGGAATACCGTTCCAACAAACTTGAGCAGCTGGTTCAGGAATTCATCGAAGACGGGCGCATCCTGGTCGATACCGATGGTGAGGTGACAGGGCAGCTGAACGGCCTGTCCGTCTACCTGATGGGCGATTATTCCTTCGGCAAGCCCTCGCGGATCACGGTGCGCACCTTTATGGGCAAGGGAGGCCTGGTCAACATCGAGCGCGAAGTCAAGTTGTCCGGGCCGATCTACGACAAGGGGATGCTGATCCTGTCCGGGTTTCTTGGCGACCGCTATGCCCAGGACAAGCCCCTGTCCCTGTCGGCATCCATATGTTTCGAACAATCCTATTCGGGGGTGGAGGGCGACAGCGCTTCGGCCGCCGAATTATACGGCCTGCTTTCATCCCTGGCCAATGTTCCGATCCGTCAGGGGATCGCCGTAACCGGCTCCATCAACCAGCGTGGGCAGATTCAGCCCATCGGCGGGGTCAATGAAAAGATCGAAGGGTTTTATGCCGTCTGTAAAGCCCAGGGTATTACCGGGCAGCAGGGCGTGCTGATCCCGGCGCGCAACATCCAGAATCTGATGCTCAAAAAAGAAGTGGTCGAGGCCGTGGAAGCCGGAAACTTTCATGTGTGGGCCGTTGACCATATCGACGACGGTCTTGAAATCCTGACAGGAATTCCTGCCGGCCAGAGGCAGGAAGACGGCAGCTGGCCCGACGGAACCATGAATTTCATGGTGAACGAACGTCTGCTGCAGATGGTCGAAACGCTGAGGAGTTTTGGGAAAAACGAAGAGAAGAACGATAAAAACTGA
- the mdh gene encoding malate dehydrogenase: MTKPKIALVGGGQIGNAIAHLAAMRELGDVVMFDIKENLARGKCLDIAQAAPISDFDVQLKGSDDIAVISGADIVVVTAGVPRKPGMSREDLIEINARIMATVAEGIRTHAPDAIAIVLSNPLDAMVTLCQKITGFSTNRVMGMAGVLDSARFAFFIARELGVSVRDVNALVLGGHGDAMVPIVRFANVNGIPALELLKHKFGSEEKAHQIMASLVARTRDAGGEVVELLQTGSAFVSPATSAVAMIEAVIHDQKRLLPVCAMLDGQFGVSGYYVGVPCILGVEGVERIIEFELTADERRLLDHSVGEVRKLVDNLPL; encoded by the coding sequence ATGACGAAACCGAAAATAGCCCTTGTCGGAGGTGGCCAGATCGGCAACGCCATTGCACACCTTGCCGCCATGCGGGAACTTGGCGACGTGGTCATGTTCGACATCAAGGAAAACCTGGCGCGCGGCAAATGCCTCGACATTGCGCAGGCCGCTCCTATTTCGGACTTTGACGTACAACTGAAAGGATCCGATGACATCGCGGTGATTTCCGGCGCCGATATCGTGGTGGTGACCGCCGGAGTGCCGCGCAAGCCGGGCATGAGCCGCGAAGACCTGATCGAGATCAACGCCCGCATCATGGCCACGGTTGCCGAGGGGATCCGCACCCATGCACCGGATGCGATTGCCATCGTGCTGTCCAATCCGCTGGACGCCATGGTGACCCTGTGCCAGAAGATCACGGGCTTTTCGACCAATCGGGTCATGGGAATGGCCGGGGTGCTTGACTCGGCACGCTTTGCCTTCTTTATCGCCCGGGAACTTGGCGTTTCCGTCCGCGACGTCAACGCACTGGTGCTCGGCGGCCATGGGGATGCCATGGTTCCCATCGTGCGATTCGCCAATGTCAACGGCATTCCCGCCCTTGAACTGCTGAAACACAAATTTGGCAGCGAGGAAAAAGCCCACCAGATCATGGCATCCCTGGTCGCGCGCACCCGCGATGCCGGAGGCGAAGTAGTGGAATTGCTTCAGACCGGCAGCGCCTTCGTTTCGCCCGCGACCAGCGCCGTGGCCATGATCGAAGCCGTCATTCACGACCAGAAACGGCTGCTGCCGGTATGCGCCATGCTTGACGGTCAGTTCGGTGTCAGCGGTTATTATGTCGGCGTGCCCTGCATTCTGGGGGTTGAAGGCGTGGAGAGAATCATTGAATTCGAACTGACGGCGGACGAACGCCGGCTGCTCGATCATTCCGTGGGCGAAGTTCGCAAACTGGTCGACAACCTGCCCCTGTAA
- a CDS encoding 4Fe-4S binding protein yields MSTPRLEIIESYCKGCSICVEFCPTNVLEMDGFLVKVVRPEACIGCMQCELRCPDFAIRVHRD; encoded by the coding sequence ATGAGTACCCCACGCTTGGAAATTATTGAATCATATTGCAAGGGATGCAGCATCTGTGTGGAATTTTGCCCCACCAATGTCCTGGAAATGGACGGTTTTCTGGTAAAGGTCGTCAGGCCGGAAGCCTGTATCGGGTGCATGCAGTGCGAATTGCGCTGCCCCGATTTTGCGATCAGAGTCCACAGGGATTGA
- a CDS encoding class 1 fructose-bisphosphatase: MEATAGQAGKTKFQIDLRRYLREDGEDEQLIHLICEIAEASKYIINSIRTGDLGVAGTSNLYGEQQLALDVLSDRILRKRLAQSGVVSNVVSEETADIVFIAPHRTGNFSVAYDPLDGSSLVDVNLAVGTIVSIYRGCDLMQPGTKQVAALYILYGPRTTLVYTTGHGVHEFGMNQLMEYTLLRRNVRMEPKASIYAPGGLRSLYTPGTDKFVRQLESNGVKLRYSGGLVPDFNQILMKGKGVFFYPHLQNAPQGKLRLLFELNPMAFLMEQAGGAASNGRQRILDLVPQKFDERSPFFCGCRDDVAMAEACIREEG, from the coding sequence ATGGAAGCAACTGCAGGGCAGGCAGGAAAAACCAAGTTTCAGATCGATCTGCGCCGTTATCTGCGGGAAGACGGTGAGGATGAGCAGCTCATTCACCTGATTTGCGAAATCGCCGAAGCCTCCAAATATATTATCAATTCGATCCGCACCGGCGACCTGGGGGTGGCAGGTACCTCCAATCTTTATGGCGAGCAGCAACTGGCTCTCGATGTATTGTCCGATCGTATTTTACGCAAACGCCTGGCACAGTCGGGCGTGGTGAGCAATGTGGTGTCCGAGGAGACCGCCGATATCGTATTTATCGCTCCGCACCGTACCGGTAATTTTTCGGTGGCCTACGATCCCCTCGACGGTTCCTCCCTCGTGGATGTCAACCTGGCGGTGGGCACCATTGTCTCCATTTACAGAGGCTGTGATCTGATGCAGCCCGGCACCAAACAGGTGGCCGCTTTGTATATCCTCTACGGCCCGAGAACCACCCTGGTTTATACGACGGGACACGGGGTCCACGAGTTCGGCATGAATCAGCTGATGGAATATACCCTGCTGCGCCGCAACGTCCGCATGGAGCCCAAAGCCTCCATTTACGCACCCGGCGGTCTGCGCAGCCTTTATACGCCCGGAACCGACAAGTTCGTTCGCCAACTGGAGTCCAATGGCGTCAAATTGCGCTACAGCGGTGGTCTGGTGCCGGATTTCAATCAGATTCTGATGAAAGGCAAGGGGGTTTTTTTCTATCCGCATCTGCAGAATGCGCCGCAAGGCAAGCTGCGATTGCTGTTCGAACTCAACCCCATGGCTTTTCTTATGGAACAGGCCGGTGGCGCGGCTTCCAACGGCCGGCAGCGCATCCTCGATCTGGTGCCGCAAAAGTTCGACGAACGCAGCCCGTTTTTTTGCGGTTGCAGGGATGATGTGGCCATGGCGGAGGCCTGCATCCGGGAGGAAGGATAA